Genomic DNA from Salvia miltiorrhiza cultivar Shanhuang (shh) chromosome 1, IMPLAD_Smil_shh, whole genome shotgun sequence:
GGCTTTTCCTTTCATATGGATtctttatttagtatttcatttttcttgttAATTAAGGTACAGTTCCTTAAGACTCCGACAAAGTCTCTAATGACCAGAACGTTATGTATACCTTCTCCCTCTTCTTTTAGATATGATGACAAAGTGATTGTTATACTAATTCTTTGTAGAATTGATCTTATGCTTACTTGTTGGTCCCAAATGAGTAAATATTGGTGTATGAGTGCTGTCTGTTGATGAGCACTTTATAGATGAGCTGACTTTTTCCAAATAAAATGTCTTGTTTTTAAGTGATATCAGTTAGTTAACCTACTGACAATATAATGCTTATTAGTTGGACAAATAATTAATGTGCGAAAAGTGGTGATTAAAGTACTCATGTtgtttttcaaaaatcttaagTTATTAATCAACTTACGGATTAATTAGTTTATGCAGATAAAAGTACatttatatatttcaagtgATCAAATACAACCGTGATAACTACTTGAACAATATTGACTGATGCCAATAGTTATAACATGTGAGTTGCACCatcaactattttattattttgtccAACAACACCATAACTATTTGTATGCTTCTTGTTATCATTTGTGGCAACATTTCAAATGAATTGATTACAGTATTATTGTTTAATATTTTTAGTTCTCTTTgtccaaataattaattatactttttttttgcgGTAAGTGAAAGTGTGCCATGATTGAGGGAAGTTGCGCCTCTCGGCATATGTGGAATTTGGTGTTGGTTTCTTGATTTTCTGATTTATTTGTTCACGTAACCCtttgaaaagaaaaatgtgCTTTTTTTTGCTTCCTCTTTTTCATATATTTGTCGGAATATgattagggctgtaaatgaacagagctattcgcaagctattcgagattcggctcgaaaaaagctcgttcggagctcgattcgataataaacgagccgagctcgagcctgatttcgagctcaaaaattttatcgagccgagctcgagcctgacagtgctcggctcgttgagttcgcaaacatgttcgaattcgattgttcacgaacatgttcgcgagcctgttcacgaaccttcagtcgagccttcaatcgagttagtacacgagccttaaacgagtcgaactcgagtaacatattaaataagaagattttcttaaatttataataaattcgagcttgaacatcatatatacgaacatctaacgagccgagctcgagctcaatttcgaattcgatattatcgagcatcacccgagccgaactcgaaccgagctcgagcttagtaagtgggtgacgagccgagctcgatcatcaagataaaagctcgaatcgagctcgagccgagctcgaacacccgaatatttaaacgagccgagcttgagcctgctagtattcggctcggctcggttcgtttacagccctaaatATGATGtatcattatttatgaatttcaGGTTTTCTTTTGGGGCTACAGGGaagaaataatatttattatgtatttaaattggggatatatatagaaatataataattctattgatatttttattttattttttaaataagtgATTATAGACTTTATAGTGTGTAAAATGGAGTTAATGTATATAATCACTCTATATATAAGAGTTGTCAAATGGGCCCCGATATCCTAATACAGTAATACAGGCCTGGCCTGCTGGGCCCAAACCAAAAAACGAATTGGGCTAGCCCAAGGTTCCATTGGATTAATAAATACTATGGAGTTggtttcaaaaataaaaactatggAGTTTATACGCTGCGTCaacacattttattttattgtattttatatCCCTTTTTGTTTTCTTCCACTTCATCTTCTTCGTAGAGTTTAAATGTATTGACGTGGCACCAAATATATCATAACTATATTGAGGTATCATAATGTGCTCATcactgatgtgacaattttGATTAGAATAAGATATGTTAATTctctttttaaattaaaattgtcatATCAGTGGTGGACACATTAtacttgcccacggtgggtaggtgatcggttctgaaaTTCAGATATATGAGTATAATCTGACGAAGCTTAACTGATTAAACGATCTGTTACAAATTTTTGCCTTATGTCACAAATACAAATAATGTTTTGTACTGCACGAtgttaattttgtttattttatatttaattcgAATGCAAATTAACTCATTTATATGCCCATCCAAACACTATTTAAATGTTGACATGAGATTGTTACTATCCAAGAGGTATGAATAACGAACGAATCACCTTCTTATATGCTTGATAcgttcaaatttaaataaaataaaataaagtttgccaatatttaatttacatataattgaaataagtGTTCCCCAAAAATACACCAAATAGTGCGAGGTTCAAACCCCTCCGCTTCTCCAAGATTTAATTCAAGTGTGACTGCTCTTGCGAATCGGATTCTTCTATCaatcttatttaatttaatttaatggtGAATAAAGCTAACCGATATGGAAAATATCCCctccaaaatttaattttaggtAGAAGTAATTTCTTAAGTCATTAGTAAATTTGTAGATTAGTTGAAATTAAACTATCAAAAAAGTATATTTAATTCAGTTTCGACAATAGGCACCTAGCTAACATGTACATTCTGCAGGGGAAAAAAAGTAGTTAGCATAGGCAAAAGTGTTCACATTTGTATCTGGCCGGTGGCAAACTGCCGTCGgaaatagtttttattttttattttcctgtttttcatttaattcaTCAGTATTATTATGTACagataattaattttgataatCAGAGTGTATTATcagattttaaatatatatatatatatatatatatatatatatatgtgatcaattctttattctcaaaatatatacaattcTCTATGGATCCATTCTCTCTATATAGATAGAAATGTTATAGCACATATCTTATGCGAACATTGCTCACGTTTAGCTCTCGTTACCGTTATCATTTTTGTCtgtacatttattattattctaataatttataaattattattgagattattaattttataaattatataaacatCAAATTCTGATTTCTTCATGTTTCCTTTAGCTTcacataattaataaaaataataaattgaactttaatttcaaatcaaaagggacaaatatggtgaaaaatgataataaatatataacgttatattttcaaattcatatttatctAGAGGGGATGAATTTTTACATGGGTTCGAATTTGGAAGAAgagaaaattttatcaattaattaaatttcattatgCAATCATTACAAATAGTTTATGCAGCATTATATACTGACTTGtgcactattttattttttattttttacgaaagatagcattctcaCTGTAATATGATGCtctagattatatatatatatatatattttaatggaGGCGACCATTATTATTGGGTGAGCATATATAGCTACTTAGATGCCAAACACTTGTAATTGACTAATTGTgatacaataaataaaattatgatgtAAAATATGCATGCGATTTGATTTAACACGGCTACATCAGCAGTTAATACATAGTGATTTTCGAACCGgccaattaaattaattgatgtcaaatttaattttgatatacAAGCTGGTCTCATATTTGGTCGGTACTGGTGTCATAGGCAAATAATCAAATAgaattttacttaaaatatttaaatatggCATATGGCAAAATATGATTGTCCGAATAGACCTAACTATTTCTGGCACACGTTAACGTTTTTCAAATTTGTTGAAGACTTGGCACGTAAacattttatttagttaatttttgAAGGTTTGTACTTTATTATTGTCTGTAGATATTTTATTCTGTATATTTTTTACACTAATAGAATCCGATATATTTTTTGATATTACAAGTGGGATACAATAATCCTCgcgaaatatttttttaataaaatccgatatattttttaatagaaTCCGATATATTGTTTGTACTactatattatttgtattaaataaattatttactatataaaaatatttgtaggAAGAGTGcagttattaatatttttattttctttctaatttctattgaatttattaatcaattttctCTATTCGCACACTTTTTACTTAATTGGAAAAGTCGAAACATTAGTACATCAACTATGTATTCTCaatcaattaaatattttgaacaCGAAATTGCCTTTGAAAAGCAAGAACCCACCGTACCGGTCAATAAGAtagaaaaaaaacaattaatatatCGACAGATAAGAAAAtttaatttggagaaattgtGTTAATAAGAAACATTATAGTataatattttgtataaaatcattaaaaatataaaaagataaaCTTTTGTCGATGTGAATGAAAGAATTGCAAATTTTAGGTTAATTTTATGGAGataatttctaaaaatagcaataATTAATTGGAGGTTCCCACTGCCATCCGGAGGTGGTCGGTACGaggaaaaaaaggaaatatacaTTGAAAAGCGAGGGGGCCCACACCCCCCACTTTCTTGTCAAAACTAAAATTGACCAAAACGACCAAAACCCGCCGTTTAAAATGTGATTATTGCTCTAAGCTTTGGgttagtttgatttttgaatcaCAATAAGTCAGAAATCTCCAATTTCCACACGCTTGGAAATGGTCAAAAACAAATTACTATACACCCGCATTAAAATTACTCCCCATCTTCGATGAGGCTATATAATTACatgtataaattttttattatgttaAAATAAACGAATTGTGAGGTAATAAATGAAACGTATCCCTTATTTATACCCCAAAGTAAACAACttctaattatatttttttttgtaaaaaattataagagatatctattatataattaaataaactatcCGCATGTAGGcaggacctctacaccacataaaTGTAGAAAATAATTGCACGCAGACGGAAGCACTATccacataaaaatgaaaaaattacacTGTATACAAACGAGATTAAATCGAAGACCTCTcacaattttattaattttaaaagtaaatataacTACCATTAACCCCAATTCTTTTGGGGTATTGACCTGTAAATACTTGAACGTTTTCTCATTTTCCGATTTTGCGTCTCAATTTTTAGGGTACTGGCCTGTAAATACTTGAACTTTGTTCGAAATCATACATTGACAACAAACTTATCTGCTTCATTATGCACTTCAAACTTCTATCTCAATTCGGCTACTATGTCAGGAACGATTTGAGGATAAAAATTCGTCGagtaaaaaatcagaaaaaatataatgttcaagtatttaaaatacaaattataagGTGAGGtgcaaaacaaaaaattaaaaaaaaatcgaatatttGTAGGTCAATACACTTATTTTTAACCCAAAGTCAAAATACTCGATCTCTATTCATATTATTTGATCATTAAATTGTAATATTAGCATAAATACTTTGTCCCTTTCCCATACcgaatcaaattaaaaaatataatcacAAGTCCCTACGAAAAATATCTCAGAAAAATGATTCCACAAGGACGTCtcgaaagaaataaaataataaaaataaatgaataaataaagtTAGGCAAGTTGAATGTTGTTACACGCACCTCGCTATGAGAACAGATCGGCCCATATTCATTCACACCCACActcacgagagagagagagagagagagagagaggaaagttACGGTGGCGTCAACAGTAAGAGGGAGTAGTAGACCATGTATGCAATTGCAAGGACGAAAGCGACGTTGTAGTTTTGGTTGCTAACTCAGTGGAGGCATAGATGGTGGAGTtggaaagagaagagaaatagaGCCTCAAATTTGCGTATATAAATGAACCACATTCACCTCAGATTCTAAGCCTCACGAAAATCCAACACAACCAGTTGGGATTcttgaatttgaggtgagtaTCTCCTGCATTATCTACTTACCCACATCCATTTTCTGCTAATACATAcgcatatacatacatattcTGCAAAGCCCTCAACTCCACACACTTCTCCCTCTCACCTTAGTGAGAGAAACTCCATAAAGGTGAAATCTTGGTTACATTCAGATTTGGGGCTGTCGAGATGACCAGTTGGGTTCTATCAGAATGTGGCTTAAGGCCACTTCCAAGAATCTACCTCAGGCCAAGAACTGGTCAATCTCTCTCCAAATCCAACCCCTCAAAGCTGAGAATCTCAAGAACAGATTTTTCCAATGATTCCTCATTCTGCTGTGTTGGTAGAGGGAGGAACTGGGGTTTGAAGGTGAGTGCCCCACTGAGATTTCAGGAGGTGGAGAAGGAGGagaatgaggagagagagagtgtggtAGTAAATGGTGCTGATGAATTTGACCCTGGTGCACCACCCCCATTCAAGCTGTCTGATATTAGGGCAGCCATTCCTAAACATTGTTGGGTTAAGAATCCATGGAGGTCTATGAGCTATGTTGTGAGAGATGTTGCTGTGGTTTTTGGATTGGCTGCAGTTGCAGCCTATTTCAACAACTGGGCTGTCTGGCCTCTCTACTGGTTTGCTCAGGGAACTATGTTTTGGGCTTTGTTTGTTCTTGGCCATGATTGgtatgtttaattttttgggTAGATTCTGATTTTGATTTGTGTTTGTTTAGTTCTTTTAATGATTCTTGAATTGTTTTTCAGTGGACATGGGAGCTTTTCTAGTGATCCAAAGTTGAATAGTGTTGTTGGTCACCTGCTTCACTCTTCCATCCTTGTTCCTTATCATGGATGGTAAGTCTGAACCTCAAATGcataatttctttttatgtatatattcaatatataaaagaaaaaaaaaagccaaaATTGATTTTCATAAATTGTGTAATGGTGAATGGTTCAGGAGAATTAGTCACAGGACACACCATCAGAACCATGGACATGTTGAGAATGATGAATCCTGGCATCCAGTAAGTTGTTTTTCTACTTTGCTATGTGGGAAATTTAGTTGGTATTTTGCTTATTTTTGTCGAAAAAAGTAAAAGTTAAGATGTTTGTTTCTATCATATATTGTTTGTTCCAGTTATCTGAGAAGATATACAAGCAATTGGATTTTGTGACCAAGAAGTTGAGGTTCACATTGCCTTTCCCTATGCTGGCTTATCCCATCTATCTGGTTGGCTACTTTCTTCAGAATACAAATCTTTCGCGTAAAATTTATGATATTGGGCTCTCTTTATTAAAACTATTGCTCCTTTATGATTCATGTAATGGTAGTGGGGCAGAAGTCCTGGGAAGAAAGGCTCTCATTTCCATCCAGACAGCGATTTGTTCGTCCCAAACGAGAGGAAGGATGTTATTACCTCGACAGTTTGTTGGACAGCAATGGTTGCAATTCTTGCAGGGCTATCTTTCCTTATGGGTCCTCTTCAAGTGCTCAAACTCTATGGCGTACCTTACTTCGTTAGTTCCTTCCGTTCCTCTCAATTGCTCCACGCTTTCTTCAACGTTGTTTACCTTGTTAGAGTTCCAAGCTTCCTTGTATAACTTGAAAATGGAATTGGGATGCAGGGATTTGTGGCGTGGCTCGATCTAGTTACCTACCTCCATCACCACGGCCATGAGGAGAAGCTTCCTTGGTACCGAGGAAAGGTAAATCCAACGTCATTATTAACTCTATTTGAATACATGAAACTCCACAAAGATTGTTTCAACGTCCTTGCTGACTCGGATTGATTTCGTTGGAAATGCAGGAATGGAGTTACCTGAGAGGGGGGCTCACGACACTTGATCGTGATTATGGATGGATAAACAACATCCACCACGACATAGGGACACACGTTATACATCACCTCTTCCCCCAAATCCCACACTACCATTTGATAGAAGCAGTAAGTAATAAGTATCCATCTTCTTCAAGAAACTAGCTTCTGAAAATCTACAGTTAACTGATTAGTTACTCATCATTTGTGATTTTTGTCACAGACTGCAGCAGTTAAGCCAGTGCTAGGTAAATATTACAAGGAGCCTCAGAAATCAGGCCCTCTCCCATTATACTTGCTGGGAGTCCTCCTAAAGAGCATGAAAAAGGATCATTATGTGAGTGACACGGGCGATATAGTGTACTACCAGACCGATcctgaactgaactgaaccgCAAGAATCATAAGTGTCTGAACGTGTCTATCAATATATCTCTAACAAATCGATATATTTGAGGCGTGGAGGCTGCTGAGCTCGGATTTAGCTCTTGAAGCCACTAAGAGTCGTCTTCTAGCTGCAGAATCGATTTTTTCCCCTCCGGTGATGGAGAGGCATATAATTATTACAGATTATAGGAGATTGATGTGTATTTCTACAAGGATGTAATGAGGGAAAGTCTCAATAAGTTGGGTGGTTTTACTTATttgttgatgcattgttattgtAGTAGTGCTCTGTTTCCGTGTAAGCTAGTGTATGCCATATGAATACAATGAAATACTTGTACAAGTAATGGGATTCATATGGAATAAAATTGAATGTGACATGTAACTGAGAATCACACGATTTGAAGTAGTGAAGGTGGATGGTGAGTTGGTATGTGATGATTATAAGGGTTAAATCATGTtttttgtcttcaatttttagCGTTTTAATGAAAAATGTCACGTTTTAATTGCAATCTAGCCACATGGGACTCGAGGGTTGGTGGATAAGACAGACTGCAACTACAAATCTTGGCCATCAAAAACTATCAAATCGAGttacctttcaaaaaaaaaaaaactatcaaaTCGAGTTAGAGTGTGTGGTTAAGAATGCTCAATTAAGGATACCGACCAAACTAGAATATGGCAAATGGGGCAAATGGGCAATCCTATATGTTACTATCGCATTAATAGGACACATTTTTGTGATGGAATATTAATAGTAACCTAGATTCGCATGGTGGGTAAATGCTAGTGGGGGTTATAGTGCTGTGTAATAGTAACACATTTTTGTAATGGAGTGTAGGCTTGAACTGTTGAATTCAAGAGCAGTATCAATTAATTACAATAATCATATGCACTTCTgcgtttgtgtgtgtgtgtgtgtttgagagagagagagagagagagcaatgCCACTATATGAAGATGGAAGTATATACTAGTATTACTGCAGGGCATTCAGttagttaattagtaaaaataGCAGATTTCTCCTTCCATTACAAGAAGAATGAAGTGTTATGGTTATGGAGAATTAAAGCTTCAGATGAGTAAAAATGAGGATACTTCCAGAAACAACACTTGAATACAGACATTGGAAGTCATGGTTTCAGAAGATCCATCACTCAATAATGCACAGAGTTCACTGTCTCCATAAAGGACAATATTCGCGATTTATCCTTTTGAATTCCATCTGGAGCACAAATGCCGCTGCTAACATCAACGCCAGTCGGCCTTAGGGTCGAAAGAGCTTCAAATACATTATCAGGCTTAATGCCTCCTGCTAACAGCCATCCTTGTCTGCTCCTAATAGAGGGAAATCTGAACCTGGACCAATCAAACCCTTTCCCACTGCAACCATGCAAACAAAAACTTCACTCATGGCCGCATCATATAGCTTCCAAAAAGAGTTCAAGAAATAGGTCAAACTCAACTAGGCAATATTTAAACTCTCTGTGTCATGGAAATACAATTAGAAAACTGTCAAGTGACCTAGTTTTATAACCTTTTCCCATGAACATTGCTCAGGTATAAAACTAAGCAGATGAAGGAATCTTCTATCAATACTCCTAAGAATATTTAGATGCCTAAAATCACGGTCATACGACACTCACTGGAAAGAGATAACCATAAGTTCTCCAAGAAAGATTACACCCTTATCTTTTATGAATTTCCTTATTAAGTTAGAAGTCGAGATTCAGCCAGTGAAATTTGCTAAGTGATAAAGAAGCACGGATCGTCATCAAGACTGAAGATTAAGATGCATATAGAGTTTACATTTAATAATGATGATTATTTATGTCTATACATGAGAGAGAATGGGCAAGCATTCCAAGTATGTAAAGGCAGTCTCAATATGATTAGAATTTAGATTGTTTTCTACACAAATCTAGATTTAGCAGAAGTCTCGCCTTAAAATCCCAC
This window encodes:
- the LOC131005695 gene encoding omega-3 fatty acid desaturase, chloroplastic-like, translating into MTSWVLSECGLRPLPRIYLRPRTGQSLSKSNPSKLRISRTDFSNDSSFCCVGRGRNWGLKVSAPLRFQEVEKEENEERESVVVNGADEFDPGAPPPFKLSDIRAAIPKHCWVKNPWRSMSYVVRDVAVVFGLAAVAAYFNNWAVWPLYWFAQGTMFWALFVLGHDCGHGSFSSDPKLNSVVGHLLHSSILVPYHGWRISHRTHHQNHGHVENDESWHPLSEKIYKQLDFVTKKLRFTLPFPMLAYPIYLWGRSPGKKGSHFHPDSDLFVPNERKDVITSTVCWTAMVAILAGLSFLMGPLQVLKLYGVPYFGFVAWLDLVTYLHHHGHEEKLPWYRGKEWSYLRGGLTTLDRDYGWINNIHHDIGTHVIHHLFPQIPHYHLIEATAAVKPVLGKYYKEPQKSGPLPLYLLGVLLKSMKKDHYVSDTGDIVYYQTDPELN